CCACCCGCCGTCCGCCCCTGTCCGACCACCGCCCGGACGGGGGTCAGCGGGTCGCGGCCGGCCGGGGCCGCCGCGGCGGGGGTCACCACCGGGGTGCCGGTACCGGCCGGCGCCGCGGCCACCGCCGGGGCGCCCGTCCCGGGCCCGGTGCCGGCCAGCACCGCACCGGCGCCGACCACGACCGCCGTGGCGAGCGCCGTGGCCACCACCGCGGCCAGGCCCCGGCGCCGGCGCCGCGCCCGGCCGCCGGCCAGCACCCGCTCGTACGGGACGGGGCCGATCTCCAGCCCCTCCGCGAGCCCGGCCAGCTCCCTGGCCACCAGCGGCTCCCCGCTGTCGGGGCCGTCGAGGCCCTCAGGGTCGTCGGAGCCGCCCGGACGCCCGTCCGTACCCCTGCTGCCGTTCATACCGCTCCTCCGACCCTCGTCAGTGCGCCCAGCGCCGCGGCGGCGCGCAGTTTCGCGATGCCCTTGGACGCCTGGCTCTTCACGGTGCCCACCGAGCAGTTCATGGCGGCCGCGGCCTGGCTCTCGCTCAGGTCCTCCCAGTACCGCAGGACGACCGCCTGCCGCTGCCGGGGCGGCAGTGCGGCGAGCGCCCGCAGCAGCCCGGCCCGGTCGTCGGCCCGGTCGTAGGCGTCGCGCGCCGCCCGCTCCGGGACGGCCGGCACCAGGAACTCCGGCAGCCGCCGGCGGAACCGGCCGGCCTGTTCGTTCAGCAGGATCCGGCGCACGTACGCGTACGGTTCGTCGGTCCGCCGCACCCGCCCCCAGGCCGCGTAGGTCTTCTCCAGCGTCGTCTGGACCAGGTCCTCGGCCGTGTGCCGGTCGCCCGCCAGCAGGAACGCCGTCCTGGACAGGCGTGGCCAGGCCGTGGTGACGAACAGCTGGAACTCGGCGTCCCGCTCGGCCTTCCGCTCTCCCATGAGCACCTCCTGCCCTCCCTGAGTCCGTACGGGCCCCCAACCGTTGCCCCCGACCGCTGCCCCCGACCGCTGCCCCCGACCGCCGTCCGGCCGGACGGCTGCCCGCCCGGCCCGGACACCCGGGGCGGGCAGCCGGGGTTCGCGAGTCGTGCCCGGGGGCTGTGACACTGGAGGGGCTCGAAAACCGAGGTGCGCGCAGCCGCACCTCCTTGCGAACCTAGAGGGATGCCCGCAGTGAGTTCTCCCGTAGCCCAGCCCGCCGACGCCCCCGCCGACGCCCCCGAGGGCGGTCTCAGCAAGGGGCCCGGCCGGGGTAGCGGCATCGGCGAGCTGGCCGTCCGCCTGCCCGAGCTGACCCTGCGCGACCAGCAGCGGATCGGCCGCCGGCTGGAGGGCGCCCGGCGGATCCGCAAGCCCGAGGCCCGGCAGAAGGCCGCCACCGAGATCGCCGCCGAGATCGACCGGGCCGAGCTGCGGGTCGAGCAGCGCCGGGCCGCCGTCCCGGAGATCACGTATCCCGCCGAGCTGCCGGTCAGCCAGAAGAAGGACGACATCCTCGCCGCGATCCGCGACCACCAGGTGGTGATCGTGGCCGGTGAGACGGGCTCCGGGAAGACCACCCAGATCCCGAAGATCTGCCTGGAGCTGGGCCGCGGCGTCAAGGGCCTGATCGCCCACACCCAGCCGCGCCGGATCGCCGCCCGCACGGTCGCCGAGCGGGTGGCCGAGGAGTTGCGCACCCCGCTCGGCGAGGCGGTCGGCTGGAAGGTCCGCTTCACCGACCAGGTCGGCCCGGACACCCTGGTCAAGCTGATGACGGACGGCATCCTGCTGGCCGAGATCCAGACCGACCGCGAGCTGCGCCAGTACGACACCCTGATCATCGACGAGGCGCACGAGCGCAGCCTCAACATCGACTTCATCCTCGGGTACGTCAAACAGCTGCTCCCCCGCCGCCCCGACCTCAAGGTCGTCATCACCTCGGCGACCATCGACCCGGAGCGCTTCGCCAACCACTTCGGCGACGCCCCGATCATCGAGGTCTCCGGCCGGACCTACCCCGTCGAGGTCCGCTACCGCCCGATCCTGGACGAGGCCGACGAGGAGGACGACGACCGCGGCGACGTGGACCGCGACCGCGACCAGATCCAGGCGATCTGCGACGCGGCCGAGGAGCTGCAGGCCGAGGGGCCGGGCGACATCCTGGTGTTCCTCTCCGGCGAGCGCGAGATCCGCGACACCGCGGACGCCCTGAACAAGCTGAAGCTGAAGTTCACCGAGGTCCTGCCGCTGTACGCCCGGCTCTCCTCGGCGGAGCAGCACCGGGTGTTCCAGCGCTCCGGAAGCCGCCGGATCGTGCTGGCCACCAACGTCGCCGAGACCTCGCTGACCGTCCCCGGCATCAAGTACGTGATCGACCCGGGCACCGCGAGGATCTCCCGCTACAGCCACCGCACCAAGGTCCAGCGGCTGCCGATCGAGGCGGTCAGCCAGGCCAGCGCCAACCAGCGCAAGGGCCGCTGCGGCCGTACCTCGGACGGCATCTGCATCCGGCTGTACTCGGAGGAGGACTTCCTCTCCCGCCCCGAGTTCACCGATGCCGAGATCCTGCGCACCAACCTGGCCTCGGTCATCCTGCAGATGACCGCGGCCGGCCTCGGCGACATCGCGGCGTTCCCGTTCCTGGACCCGCCGGACTCGCGCAACATCAAGGACGGCGTCAACCTGCTCCACGAGCTGGGTGCCCTCGACCCCGCCGAGAAGGACCCGCGCAAGCGCCTCACCCCGCTCGGCCGCCAGCTCGCCCAGCTGCCGGTCGACCCGCGGATGGCCCGGATGGTGCTGGAGGCGGACAAGAACGGCTGCGTCCGGGACGTGATGGTGATCGCCGCCGCCCTCTCCATCCAGGACCCGCGCGAGCGCCCCACCGAGAAGCGCCAGGCCGCCGACGAACGGCACCGCCGCTTCAACTCCGAGACGTCCGACTTCCTGGCCTTCCTGGCGATGTGGCGCTACGTCAGGGAGCAGCAGAAGGAGCTCTCCTCCTCGGCCTTCCGCCGGATGTGCAAGGCCGAGTTCCTGAACTACCTGCGGATACGGGAGTGGCAGGACATCTACTCCCAGCTGCGGACGGTCGCCAAGCAGCTCGGGGTCACCATCGAGGAGCCCCACCCCGACGCGGAGCCGGACGCGGACCGGATCCACCAGTCGCTGCTGGCGGGCCTGCTCTCGCACATCGGCCTGTACGACGTGGAGAAGCGCGAGTACGGCGGCGCCCGGGCGGCCCGGTTCGCGGTCTTCCCCGGCTCCGGCCTGTTCAAGAAGCCGCCGCGCTGGGTGATGTCGGCCGAGCTGGTGGAGACCTCCCGGCTGTGGGCCAGGATCAACGCCAAGATCGAACCGGAGTGGGTGGAGCCGCTGGCCGGCCACCTGATCAAGCGCAGCTACAGCGAGCCGCACTGGGAGAAGAAGGCCGGCGCGGTGCTGGCCTTCGAGAAGGTGACCCTCTACGGGATGCCGATCGTCGCCCAGCGCAAGGTCAACTACGGCCGGATCGACCCGGAGCTCTGCCGCGAGCTGTTCATCCGCAACGCCCTGGTCGAGGGCGACTGGGAGACCCACCACGACTTCTTCGCGGCCAACCGCACGATGCTCGGCGAGGTCGAGGAGCTGGAGAACCGGGCCCGCCGCCGCGACATCATGGTCGACGACCAGACCCTGTTCGACTTCTACGACGCCCGGCTGCCCGAGGACGTCGTCTCCACCCGGCACTTCGACTCCTGGTGGAAGAAGACCCGGCACGACCAGCCCGACCTGCTCAACTTCGAGAAGTCGATGCTGATCAACGACGCGGCCGGCGGCATCACCGAGGAGGACTACCCGGACTACTGGCAGCAGGGCAAGCTGCGCTTCAAGCTGACCTACCAGTTCGAGCCGGGCAGCGACGCCGACGGCGTGACGGTGCACATCCCGCTGCCGGTGCTCAACCAGGTCACCTCCGAGGGCTTCGACTGGCAGATCCCCGGTCTGCGCGAGGAGTTGGTCACCGCCTACATCCGGGCCCTGCCCAAGGCGCTGCGCCGCAACTTCGTCCCCGCCCCGGACTTCGCCCGGGCCGCGCTGCGCCAGGTGAGGGAGCGCCAGGCGGCCGGGACCTTCGGGTCCACCGAGCCGCTGCTGCCCTCGCTGGAGCACATCCTGCGCCGCCTGACGGCCGTCACGATCCCGCCGGAGGCCTGGGACGACGAGCGGGTGCCCGACCACCTCAAGGTCACCTTCCGGGTGGTGGACGGCAAGCGGAAGCTCGCGGAGTCCAAGGACCTGGAGGAGCTGCGGCTGAAGCTGAAGCCCAAGCTGAAGGAGACGCTCTCCTCGGCCGCCTCCGGGCAGGGCATCGAGCAGAGCGGGCTGACCGCCTGGCCGGCCTCCCTCCCGGTGCTGCAGCGGACCTTCGAGCAGCGCTCGCGGGGCCACTCGCTGCGGGCCTACCCGGCGCTGGTGGACGAGGGCACCTCGGCCGCGGTGAAGCTCTTCGACACCGCGGAGGCCCAGGAGACGGCCATGTGGGCCGGTACCCGACGGCTGCTGATGCTGACCACCAACTCCCCCGCCAAGTCGATCCAGGGCCGCCTCGGCAACCAGGCCAAGCTCGCCCTCTCGCACAACCCGCACGGCTCGATCCCGGCGCTGTTCGAGGACATCGTGGCCTGCGCCACCGACCGCCTGATGGAGGCGGCCGGCGGCCCGGCCTGGGACGAGGCGGCCTTCGGCAAGCTCTTCGACAAGGTGCGGGCCGACCTGTACGAGGTCTCGGCGGACACCACGCTGAAGACCGCGACGGCGCTGATCGCCTTCCACAAGGCCTCGACCCGGTTGAAGACGGTGAGCAGTCCGGTCCTGCTGACGGCGGTGAACGACATCCGGCTGCACCTGGCCTCGCTGGTACACCCGGGCTTCGTCACCGACACCGGCTGGCGCCGGCTGGGCGACCTGAAGCGCTACCTGCTGGCGGTGGACCGCCGGCTGGAGGCGCTGCCCAACCACCCGCAGCGGGACGCCCAGCAGCTGCTGAAGGTCCAGCAGGTGCAGCGGGCCTACGGCGACCTGCTGGCGGCGGTGCCGGCCGGGCGCCGGCCCACCCCCGAGGTCCGGCAGATCCGCTGGATGATCGAGGAGCTGCGGGTGAGCTTCTTCGCCCAGTCGCTGGGCACGCCGACCCCGGTCTCGGAGAAGCGGATCATGAAGGCGATGGAGGCGGCGCAGGCGACGCTGTGAGCTGGGAGGGGCCTCCGGGAGCCGGTTCGACCTGGGGGCCCACCATGCAGTACGATCTGTCTTGTTCGCAGCGCAAGCGGGGCGGACAACAGAGTGAAAATCTGGTCCTGTGGAGCAGTTGGTTAGCTCGCCACCCTGTCAAGGTGGAGGTCGCGGGTTCAAGTCCCGTCAGGATCGCAGTAGGCAAGAGGCCCGGAACCGCGAGGTTCCGGGCCTCTTGTGTTTGACGTGCGGTCAGCTCCGGCCGCTCCCGGTGGCAGCCGGAGCGGCCCAGGTCACCGCCCACCCCTCCGGTCCGGCGGGCCCGTGCGACCCGCCTCCGGGGGCGGCTGCGGCCCGGGAGGCGGACCGGGCGGCCGGGGACCGATGTACCCCACGCCAGGTCTAGACCACAAGCCGGGCAAGTGTGACGGTCATCACTCGGCTTTTCCTGAGACCGGACACCAGCGACCCCCCTCAGGACGCCCCTAATTTAATATATAAAATTGCATAGTCATTGGCCGGGAATCCCCCCCGCCCCACGGATATCCGATCGTTACTCCGATCGTTACGCGGAAGAAAGCATTCCGGGTGGCCGAATCCATCTCCGGGAACGCCGAAGGGACCGCCTCCCAGACCCGGCGGAGTCTGGTGAACGGTCCCTTCGGACTAAAAGTGCGTTTTAGCGCTGTCAGGCCTCGGTGCGCTGCGCCGGAATACCGGCCAGCAGGGCGCGCACCTCCGCCTCACGGTAACGGCGGTGACCGCCGAGCGTGCGAATGGATGTGAGCTTGCCTGCCTTGGCCCAACGCGTCACCGTCTTCGGGTCAACGCGGAACATGGTGGCTACCTCTGCCGGCGTCAGCAGAGGCTCAGCATCAGGGGTACGAGCGGTCATGAGCGGCCTCCTCGGAGAACCGAACCAGGGCGGTTCTATCCTTCAAATTCTGCACCTTGGCCCGCGATGCCCGAAATGACATACACAGGCCGAGTCGGTTATAGGACGAACGGCTTGTCCTGGTGTCTACAACTACACCATCCGTCCAGCCCCATCGGCCAAACCGGCAAAATTGACCCCTACAAGGGCCAAGAGCGACGGAAGGCGATGGACTATCCCATAACGGACAGTCACATTTTCGTGACATTCGGTGATGATGGGGCCAGACCCGCTGATTCCCTACAAAGCACGCATCAACTCCAGAACCACCCAAAAGTGGGCATGCTCGTGTGGAGGTGGGCTGGTTGTCCCATTTTTACACATAGGGGTAAGTTCACGTCAACGGTGAGTAGTGTCACGTTCGACAGGTATTGACCCGAACCGGGACCTAGGTCACGACCGCCGGGCCCAAGGCCCCACCGGTCCGACCGCCGCCACCGGCACCCGCCCCCACCTGCGCTGACGTCGGCTCATCCGCCCTCGGCCCCCGACACTGCGCCCCCTTCCCGCCCTGCGACCCGGCCCCCGCCGGACCCCCACGGCCGTCTCCTCCCCGGCCCCGCACCGCACCGCCCCGGGGGCCCCTCAGTTCGCCTGTCGCAGCGCCAGCACCCGCCGCCACCGCAGGGTCACCGTCTCGTACGCCCGCACCGCCGTCGCCGTGTCCCCGGCCCGCAGCGCGGCGAGGCCCTCCTCCAGCTCCCCCGCCGACCGGTCCTCGGCCAGCCGCTCCGGGCCGAGCAGATGCACCAGGCCCCCGTAGTCCAGCTCCACCAGCGAGCGCGGATGGAACTCCTCCAGCCACCGCCCGATCTGCTCCGCCCCCTGGGCCGGCTCCCCCTCCGCGACCCCCGTCCGCAGCGCCCGGTAGGCCCTGGCCACCCTACGGCGGGCCTGGGCCATCGGCGTCAGGTAGAACAGCGCGGCCGGCACCTGTTCTTCCCCCTCGCCGGGTCCGGCCGGGGCCGGCGGCACGAAACAGCGGTCCTCCTCCCCGAACGGCAGGAACCAGCGCACCGGCACCTCCCACCGGCTGGTCATGATCCACGGGCGGGCGTCCGGGTGCCCGGCCCGCCAGCGCTCCCGGTCGGCCTCCGCCGCGGCCCGGGTGGCCGGCGGCAGCGCGGTGTCCAGCAGCGCCACCGGGGCGCTCTCCCGCAGCTCGTCCAGCGCCTGCCAGCTGCGCAGCCGGGTGGCCCACGGGCAGACGTACGTGACCCCGTCCACGGCCCGTACGAAGGCCCGCCCGCTCTCCCGCTCGGGCAGCGCGCGCGGCGTACGCCCCACCAGGTCGGCGAGCGCCGTCCGCTGCTCCTCCAGCGCCGCCCGCGCGACCGGCTGCTCCACCGCGCCCGCGTCGGGCCCGTGCGCCGAGGCGTACGCCTGCCAGTGGGCCCGGTCGGGCTCGGGGAAGGCGGCCAGCGGCTCGTAGACCCGCAGGTGGGCGGCGTAGGGCGGGAGCACGGAGGTACGCACGGCGGTCACGCTCTGCATCGTCGCACGCACCACCCACAGGCCGGGAGGGTGCGCACGGGAACGGCGTGGCCCGGCCCGGCCCGCGCTCCCCGCCGGGCGGGCCGGGGCGACGGCCGGACAACCTGGGCCGGACCCCGCCGAGGGGGAGATCGGCGGGCCCCCGCGGACTACGCTTCGCCCTAGGCGCCCGCACCACAGCAGCGGGCCTCGGATACTGGAGTCACCACAGTGACCGACGTACAGACCGCATCCGCGACGCACCCCGCACCCGGCGTGCTCAGCAGGATCTTCCGCACCGAGCAGGACGGCGCCCCCGGCGACGGCCACGAGCAGGTCGTGCTCTGCCACGACCGCAGCTCCGGACTCAAGGCGATCATCGCCATCCACTCCACCGCCCTGGGCCCGGCCCTCGGCGGTACCCGCTTCTTCCCGTACCTGACGGAGGAGGAGGCGCTGGAGGACGCGCTGCGCCTCTCCCGCGGCATGAGCTACAAGAACGCGCTGGCCGGGCTCGACCTGGGCGGCGGCAAGGCCGTCATCATCGGCGACCCGGGCAAGGACAAGAACGAGGCGATGCTCCGCGCCTACGGCCGGTTCGTGGAGTCCCTGCGCGGGCGCTACGTCACCGCGTGCGACGTGGGCACCTACGTCCAGGACATGGACGTGATCGCCCGCGAGACCAGCTTCGTGACGGGCCGCTCGCCCGAGCACGGCGGCGCCGGCGACTCCTCCATCCTGACCGCCTTCGGCGTCTTCCAGGGGATGCGCGCCTCCGCGCAGGCCCGCTGGGGCCAGCCGACGCTGCGCGGCCGCCGGGTCGGCGTGTCCGGCGTCGGCAAGGTCGGCCACTACCTGGTCGGCCACCTGGTCGCGGACGGCGCCCACGTGATCGTCACCGACGTCTCCGAGGCGGCCGTGAACCGCGTGCGGGCCGCCCACCCGGACGTGGAGGTGGTCGCCGACACCGCGGCGCTGCTGGCGGCCGCCCTGGACGTCTACGCCCCCTGCGCGCTGGGCGGCGCGCTGGACGACCACACGGTGGGCGCGCTCGGCGCCGCCGGCACCTCGCTGGTCTGCGGCGCGGCCAACAACCAGCTGGCCCACCCGGGCGTCGAGAAGGACCTCGCCGACCGCGGCATCCTGTACGCGCCCGACTACCTGGTGAACTCCGGCGGCGTGATCCAGGTCGCCGACGAGATCCAGGGCTTCAACTTCGAGCGGGCCAAGAACAAGGCCACGAAGATCTTCGACACCACCCTGGAGATCTTCACCCGGGCCACCACCGACGGCGTGCCGCCGGCCGTCGCCGCGGACCGCCTCGCGGAGAAGCGGATGCGGGAGATCAGCTCGCTGCGCACGATCCTGCTGCCGGGCGCGCGCGGCAACTGACCGGGCGTGGGGGGCGGGCTCCCCGCGGGGTCATCCCCCGCCCCCCACGCATCACCATGTGGAACCGGATTCTCACTTCCGCACCCGATCGGGCGATCCCGGACCCCCCTTGGGGGGATAATCGAGCCTGGAACGACGGACCTGAATCACCTCCGGACAGCTTGCTGAACCCCGGAAAACCGCCTGTGACCTGGAAAGACCGGGTCTTGGGTGCGAGCGGTGCGCGCCACGTCACACTGACGACGTACCGCCCGGCGGCAGAAACAGGTACCGTTAATGCTCCAAGGGACGGTTCTCCCCATTCGGGCAGGCCGCTCCTGATCATGAACACGTGTCAGACTCGGGGCCGTGAGCCCCATCGTTGAGGGGGTCGACCCATGGGGCGCGGCCGGGCCAAGGCCAAGCAGACGAAGGTCGCCCGCGAGCTGAAGTACAACAGCGGCGGGTTCGACGCCAACCGTCTGTCCAGCGAGCTGGGCGTTTCGCCCTCCATCCCGATCAGCCCTGAGCCGGTCGAGGAGGAGGACGAGGACGACCCCTACGCGGCGTATGCGAATCTCTACGCCGACGAGGACGACGAGGACGACACCGAGGCGGAAAGCGGCCACACCCAGGCCCGCCGCCGAGCGTAGTCACAGCCTGGCCTGACCGGCCCTGGCGCCCAGTGCGCCGGGCCGGTTTTCGCCGTTCCCGGACACCGGTCGCCCCTCGACCGGCGGCGCAGCGGGCCGGCGGGCCCGTACCGGCCGTCTCGGCCCGGCGGGAGCGCACCACCAGGCCCCGGTCACCGGCCTGCCCGGTACCGCCCGGCAGCGTGAACCGGGTAGCGCAAAGCCCTCCACCGGTCACCGGCGGAGGGCTCCCGTGCGCCCGGTCAGCCCGCGGTGAAGCCCTCGTACTCGTTGTAGAGGGCCGCGCCGTCGGCGTGCTCCGAGGTGCGGTCGACGATGTCGCCGAGCAGCCAGGACTCCACGCCGCGGTCCTCCAGGATCGCGAGCACGGTGTCCACCGATTCCGGCGGGACGACGGCCACCATGCCGACGCCCATGTTCAGGGTCTTCTCGATCTCCAGGGTGGCCACCTTGCCGACCTGGGCGACGGTCTGGAAGACCGGCAGCGGCGTCCAGGTGCCGCGGTCCAGACGGGCGTGCAGGCCAGCCGGAACGACCCGGGCCAGGTTGGCGGCCAGGCCGCCGCCGGTGACGTGCGAGAAAGCGTGGATCTCGGTGGCGCGGGTGAGCGCCAGGCAGTCCAGGGAGTAGATCCTGGTCGGCTCCAGCAGCTCCTCGCCCAGCGTCCGGCCGAACTCCTCGACCTTGCGGTCGAGCTTCCAGCCGGCCTCGTTCAGCAGCACGTGGCGCACCAGCGAGTAGCCGTTGGAGTGCAGCCCGGAGGCGGCCATCGCGATCACCACGTCGCCCGCGCGGACCCGCTCCGCGCCCAGCAGCGCGTCGGCCTCCACCACACCGGTGCCGGCGCCCGCGACGTCGTAGTCGTCCGGCCCGAGCAGGCCGGGGTGCTCGGCGGTCTCGCCGCCGACCAGCGCGCAGCCGGCCAGCGCGCAGCCCTCGGCGATGCCCTTGACGATCTGGGCGACCCGCTCGGGGACGACCTTGCCGACGCAGATGTAGTCGGTCATGAAGAGCGGCTCGGCGCCGCAGACCACCAGGTCGTCGACGACCATGCCGACCAGGTCGTGGCCGATGGTGTCGTGCTTGTCCATCGCCCGGGAGATGGCGACCTTCGTCCCCACGCCGTCGGTGGCCGAGGCCAGCAGCGGCCGCTCGTAGCGCTTGAAGGCGGAGGCGTCGAACAGCCCGGCGAAGCCGCCGAGACCGCCGACCACCTCGGGGCGGTTGGCCTTCTTGACCCACTGCTTCATCAGTTCGACGGCGCGGTCGCCCGCCTCGATGTCGACACCTGCGGCGGCGTAGGT
The sequence above is a segment of the Kitasatospora sp. NBC_00240 genome. Coding sequences within it:
- a CDS encoding SigE family RNA polymerase sigma factor — translated: MGERKAERDAEFQLFVTTAWPRLSRTAFLLAGDRHTAEDLVQTTLEKTYAAWGRVRRTDEPYAYVRRILLNEQAGRFRRRLPEFLVPAVPERAARDAYDRADDRAGLLRALAALPPRQRQAVVLRYWEDLSESQAAAAMNCSVGTVKSQASKGIAKLRAAAALGALTRVGGAV
- the purM gene encoding phosphoribosylformylglycinamidine cyclo-ligase, which encodes MTSNESGATYAAAGVDIEAGDRAVELMKQWVKKANRPEVVGGLGGFAGLFDASAFKRYERPLLASATDGVGTKVAISRAMDKHDTIGHDLVGMVVDDLVVCGAEPLFMTDYICVGKVVPERVAQIVKGIAEGCALAGCALVGGETAEHPGLLGPDDYDVAGAGTGVVEADALLGAERVRAGDVVIAMAASGLHSNGYSLVRHVLLNEAGWKLDRKVEEFGRTLGEELLEPTRIYSLDCLALTRATEIHAFSHVTGGGLAANLARVVPAGLHARLDRGTWTPLPVFQTVAQVGKVATLEIEKTLNMGVGMVAVVPPESVDTVLAILEDRGVESWLLGDIVDRTSEHADGAALYNEYEGFTAG
- the bldC gene encoding developmental transcriptional regulator BldC translates to MTARTPDAEPLLTPAEVATMFRVDPKTVTRWAKAGKLTSIRTLGGHRRYREAEVRALLAGIPAQRTEA
- a CDS encoding DUF3073 domain-containing protein — translated: MGRGRAKAKQTKVARELKYNSGGFDANRLSSELGVSPSIPISPEPVEEEDEDDPYAAYANLYADEDDEDDTEAESGHTQARRRA
- a CDS encoding Glu/Leu/Phe/Val dehydrogenase dimerization domain-containing protein, which translates into the protein MTDVQTASATHPAPGVLSRIFRTEQDGAPGDGHEQVVLCHDRSSGLKAIIAIHSTALGPALGGTRFFPYLTEEEALEDALRLSRGMSYKNALAGLDLGGGKAVIIGDPGKDKNEAMLRAYGRFVESLRGRYVTACDVGTYVQDMDVIARETSFVTGRSPEHGGAGDSSILTAFGVFQGMRASAQARWGQPTLRGRRVGVSGVGKVGHYLVGHLVADGAHVIVTDVSEAAVNRVRAAHPDVEVVADTAALLAAALDVYAPCALGGALDDHTVGALGAAGTSLVCGAANNQLAHPGVEKDLADRGILYAPDYLVNSGGVIQVADEIQGFNFERAKNKATKIFDTTLEIFTRATTDGVPPAVAADRLAEKRMREISSLRTILLPGARGN
- the hrpA gene encoding ATP-dependent RNA helicase HrpA is translated as MGELAVRLPELTLRDQQRIGRRLEGARRIRKPEARQKAATEIAAEIDRAELRVEQRRAAVPEITYPAELPVSQKKDDILAAIRDHQVVIVAGETGSGKTTQIPKICLELGRGVKGLIAHTQPRRIAARTVAERVAEELRTPLGEAVGWKVRFTDQVGPDTLVKLMTDGILLAEIQTDRELRQYDTLIIDEAHERSLNIDFILGYVKQLLPRRPDLKVVITSATIDPERFANHFGDAPIIEVSGRTYPVEVRYRPILDEADEEDDDRGDVDRDRDQIQAICDAAEELQAEGPGDILVFLSGEREIRDTADALNKLKLKFTEVLPLYARLSSAEQHRVFQRSGSRRIVLATNVAETSLTVPGIKYVIDPGTARISRYSHRTKVQRLPIEAVSQASANQRKGRCGRTSDGICIRLYSEEDFLSRPEFTDAEILRTNLASVILQMTAAGLGDIAAFPFLDPPDSRNIKDGVNLLHELGALDPAEKDPRKRLTPLGRQLAQLPVDPRMARMVLEADKNGCVRDVMVIAAALSIQDPRERPTEKRQAADERHRRFNSETSDFLAFLAMWRYVREQQKELSSSAFRRMCKAEFLNYLRIREWQDIYSQLRTVAKQLGVTIEEPHPDAEPDADRIHQSLLAGLLSHIGLYDVEKREYGGARAARFAVFPGSGLFKKPPRWVMSAELVETSRLWARINAKIEPEWVEPLAGHLIKRSYSEPHWEKKAGAVLAFEKVTLYGMPIVAQRKVNYGRIDPELCRELFIRNALVEGDWETHHDFFAANRTMLGEVEELENRARRRDIMVDDQTLFDFYDARLPEDVVSTRHFDSWWKKTRHDQPDLLNFEKSMLINDAAGGITEEDYPDYWQQGKLRFKLTYQFEPGSDADGVTVHIPLPVLNQVTSEGFDWQIPGLREELVTAYIRALPKALRRNFVPAPDFARAALRQVRERQAAGTFGSTEPLLPSLEHILRRLTAVTIPPEAWDDERVPDHLKVTFRVVDGKRKLAESKDLEELRLKLKPKLKETLSSAASGQGIEQSGLTAWPASLPVLQRTFEQRSRGHSLRAYPALVDEGTSAAVKLFDTAEAQETAMWAGTRRLLMLTTNSPAKSIQGRLGNQAKLALSHNPHGSIPALFEDIVACATDRLMEAAGGPAWDEAAFGKLFDKVRADLYEVSADTTLKTATALIAFHKASTRLKTVSSPVLLTAVNDIRLHLASLVHPGFVTDTGWRRLGDLKRYLLAVDRRLEALPNHPQRDAQQLLKVQQVQRAYGDLLAAVPAGRRPTPEVRQIRWMIEELRVSFFAQSLGTPTPVSEKRIMKAMEAAQATL